In the genome of Capra hircus breed San Clemente chromosome 5, ASM170441v1, whole genome shotgun sequence, one region contains:
- the ZBED4 gene encoding zinc finger BED domain-containing protein 4, translated as MESRREPRPQGAGDSENTNSKIEEDDSRTPDHSVQRMDVGSELEDGRQAGRGQEQAEGGGVGCAGQPPGRRASPEPEDDYGALLAQYSSTLYSVAMEAVTQSLLAGRGLGSRKKSPAWKHFFISPRDSTKAVCTYCMKEFSRGKNEKDLSTSCLMRHVRRAHPSALAADPASAPRPAPAPADPGAAAKGLAPPQAMEDAAVSSEEAASDALASERYSREEGPAGPPPHARALRCSEPAESGAEKSLSLPRSGCGSRRRSAVWKHFYLSPLDSSKAVCIHCMNEFSRGKNGKDLGTSCLIRHMWRAHRAIVLRESGGPAAPSPGPAPPPGTARPPPDAESGPLPVSPGRALQDPASAASSPDRPAEEPHALWGPGGAASPSSDAGEASWGSSPETQLGGAPSPRPREPGAVFQQNKKVMKRLKSEVWHHFSLAPTDSLKALCRHCGCAISRGKRGDVGTSCLMRHLYRRHPEVAGAQKGFLGAGLASSPYATLASAEMSSSRLTSLPTVVTKNHQAAFPVNSKKTSKLWNHFSTCSADPTKVACLHCGRTISRGKKPTNLGTSCLLRHLQRFHGGVLKPEGARAAPPSPPGAQAPLGPPSAGAAASDDGSEKFYDSHPVAKKITSLIAEMIALDLQPYSLVDNVGFNRLLAYLKPQYSLPPPAYFSRTAIPGMYEDVKHVIMAHLQEAESGVVHFTSGIWMSSQTREYLTLTAHWVTFEPAARPHCEDHHCSALLDVSQVDCDYSGSSIQKQLECWWEAWVTSSGLQVGITVTDNPSIGKTLNEGARSSVPCFSHTVNLIVSEAIKSQRMVQNLLSSARKICERVQRSPRAKARLAELQREYGLPPHHLLQDVPSRWGTSFHMLERLLEQKRAVNALSVECGFRELLSCDQWEVMQSVCHALKPFAAASREMSAHVSTLSQVIPMIHILTRRVEMLFQETMGIDTMLRALREAMVSRLSATLHDPRYVLATLLDPRYKASLFSEEEAEQCKQDLIRELETLDPTSEPTPVPSGCEPGSPPRDCAGEESLWALMAKLKKSERGGRPKVPEDMVLAYLEEEVLEHSCNPLAYWSLKRATWPGLSALAVRFLGCPPSIVPSERLFSTPPENGSFGQSRLLMEHFEKLIFLKVNLPLICFQY; from the coding sequence ATGGAGAGCCGCCGGGAGCCTCGTCCCCAAGGAGCAGGTGATTCAGAGAACACGAACTCGAAAATAGAGGAAGATGACTCCCGAACCCCTGATCACAGTGTGCAGAGAATGGACGTTGGAAGCGAGCTGGAGGACGGGAGGCAGGCGGGCCGCGGCCAGGAGCAGGCAGAGGGCGGCGGCGTGGGCTGCGCAGGCCAGCCCCCCGGGCGGCGCGCCTCCCCGGAGCCCGAGGACGACTACGGGGCGCTGCTGGCGCAGTACAGCAGCACGCTGTATAGCGTGGCCATGGAGGCCGTGACGCAGAGCCTGCTCGCCGGCCGCGGCCTGGGCTCCAGGAAGAAGTCCCCGGCCTGGAAGCACTTTTTCATCTCGCCGCGGGACAGCACCAAGGCCGTGTGCACCTACTGCATGAAGGAGTTCAGCCGCGGCAAGAACGAGAAGGACCTGAGCACCAGCTGCCTCATGCGGCACGTGCGCAGGGCGCATCCCAGCGCACTGGCGGCGGACCCCGCCTCGGCGCCGCGCCCCGCGCCCGCGCCGGCCGACCCCGGGGCAGCCGCCAAGGGCCTGGCTCCCCCCCAGGCCATGGAGGACGCCGCGGTTTCTTCCGAAGAGGCCGCCTCCGACGCACTGGCCTCGGAGAGGTACAGCCGGGAGGAGGGCCCGGCGGGGCCGCCCCCGCACGCGCGCGCCCTGCGCTGCAGCGAGCCTGCCGAGAGCGGGGCGGAGAAGAGCCTGTCCCTGCCGCGGAGCGGGTGCGGGTCCCGCCGGCGGTCGGCCGTCTGGAAGCACTTCTACCTGTCGCCCCTGGACAGCTCCAAGGCTGTGTGCATCCACTGCATGAACGAGTTCAGCCGCGGCAAGAACGGGAAGGACCTGGGCACCAGCTGCCTCATCAGGCACATGTGGCGGGCGCACCGCGCCATCGTGCTGCGGGAGAGCGGCGGCCCCGCTGCGCCTTCCCCCGGCCCCGCGCCGCCCCCGGGGACCGCCCGGCCGCCGCCAGACGCGGAGTCCGGCCCCCTGCCGGTGTCTCCGGGGAGGGCGCTCCAGGACCCCGCCTCCGCAGCCTCCTCCCCCGACCGGCCGGCGGAGGAGCCGCACGCGCTCTGGGGCCCCGGGGGCGCGGCGTCCCCCTCCTCCGACGCAGGCGAGGCCTCGTGGGGGTCATCTCCCGAGACGCAGCTGGGCGGCGCGCCGAGCCCTCGGCCGCGGGAGCCGGGCGCCGTGTTCCAGCAGAACAAGAAGGTGATGAAGAGGCTGAAGTCGGAGGTGTGGCACCACTTCTCGCTGGCGCCCACGGACAGCCTCAAGGCCCTGTGCAGGCACTGCGGCTGCGCCATCAGCCGGGGCAAGCGGGGCGACGTGGGCACCAGCTGCCTCATGCGGCACCTCTACAGGCGCCACCCCGAGGTGGCCGGGGCCCAGAAGGGCTTCCTGGGGGCTGGCCTGGCCAGCTCACCCTATGCCACCCTGGCTTCCGCTGAAATGTCCTCCTCCCGGTTGACCAGCCTGCCAACCGTGGTCACCAAAAACCATCAAGCTGCGTTTCCCGTCAACAGCAAGAAGACCTCCAAGCTGTGGAACCACTTCTCTACCTGCTCCGCAGACCCCACGAAGGTCGCCTGCCTGCACTGCGGCCGGACCATCAGCCGGGGCAAGAAGCCCACGAACCTGGGCACCAGCTGTCTTCTGCGGCACCTGCAGCGCTTCCACGGCGGCGTGCTGAAGCCCGAGGGCGCCCGGgctgccccaccctcccctcctggcGCCCAGGCGCCCCTGGGCCCACCATCGGCAGGCGCCGCTGCCTCTGACGACGGCAGTGAGAAGTTTTACGATTCTCACCCCGTTGCTAAGAAAATCACAAGTCTCATTGCTGAGATGATCGCCCTTGACCTCCAGCCGTACTCACTGGTGGACAACGTTGGCTTCAACAGGCTGCTGGCATACTTGAAACCTCAGTACTCCCTGCCCCCACCGGCCTACTTCTCCCGGACGGCCATCCCGGGCATGTACGAGGACGTGAAGCATGTCATCATGGCGCACCTGCAGGAGGCCGAGAGCGGTGTGGTCCACTTCACGTCGGGCATCTGGATGAGCAGCCAGACGCGGGAGTACCTGACCCTCACGGCCCACTGGGTCACCTTCGAGCCCGCGGCCCGGCCGCACTGTGAGGACCACCACTGCTCAGCGCTGCTGGACGTGTCGCAAGTGGACTGTGACTACAGCGGCAGCAGCATCCAGAAGCAGCTGGAGTGTTGGTGGGAGGCCTGGGTGACGTCCTCCGGCCTGCAGGTGGGCATCACCGTCACCGACAACCCCAGCATCGGGAAGACGCTGAACGAGGGGGCGCGCTCCAGCGTGCCCTGCTTCAGCCACACTGTCAACCTCATCGTCAGTGAGGCCATCAAGAGCCAGAGAATGGTCCAGAACCTGCTGAGCAGCGCCCGGAAGATCTGCGAGCGGGTGCAGCGCTCGCCCCGTGCCAAGGCCAGGCTGGCGGAGCTGCAGCGGGAGTACGGGCTGCCGCCCCACCACCTGCTGCAGGACGTGCCGTCCAGGTGGGGCACGTCCTTCCACATGCTGGAGCGGCTGCTGGAGCAGAAGCGGGCGGTGAACGCGCTGTCCGTCGAGTGTGGCTTCCGGGAGCTGCTGAGCTGCGACCAGTGGGAGGTGATGCAGTCCGTGTGCCACGCCCTGAAGCCCTTCGCCGCCGCTAGCCGGGAGATGAGTGCGCACGTGTCCACACTGAGCCAGGTCATCCCCATGATCCACATCCTCACCCGCAGGGTAGAGATGCTGTTCCAGGAGACCATGGGCATTGACACCATGCTCCGCGCCCTCAGGGAGGCCATGGTGAGCCGCCTGTCGGCCACGCTGCACGACCCCAGGTACGTGCTGGCCACCCTGCTGGACCCGCGCtacaaggcctccctgttctcCGAGGAGGAGGCTGAGCAGTGCAAGCAGGACTTGATCAGGGAGCTGGAGACGCTGGATCCTACCTCAGAGCCCACGCCCGTCCCCAGCGGCTGCGAGCCGGGCTCCCCGCCCCGGGACTGCGCCGGCGAGGAGAGCCTCTGGGCGCTCATGGCCAAGCTGAAGAAGAGCGAGCGCGGAGGGCGGCCCAAGGTCCCCGAGGACATGGTGCTCGCCTacctggaggaggaggtgctGGAGCACAGCTGCAACCCGCTCGCCTACTGGAGCCTCAAGAGGGCCACCTGGCCCGGCCTCTCTGCCTTGGCCGTGCGCTTCCTGGGCTGCCCCCCAAGCATCGTCCCTTCTGAGCGGCTATTCAGCACGCCCCCTGAGAACGGCAGCTTCGGCCAGTCTAGGCTTCTAATGGAGCATTTTGAGAAACTCATCTTTCTGAAAGTGAATCTTCCCTTAATATGCTTCCAGTACTGA